A stretch of the uncultured Cohaesibacter sp. genome encodes the following:
- the phnE gene encoding phosphonate ABC transporter, permease protein PhnE, protein MTNMTPAPPLSQSSAAVERHWQDLNRKRRTYTLLSVGLLLVALFSSLWFANETNAGKFFDRLPYFFDFFLDMVPRDGMEIWRALFDLDTPYADGSLKFNYPEGRIYLTDSLYLPEYFYKMLETINIAIVSTLIGFFFGFILCFLAASNLTTRGWLRFVVRRILEILRAFPEIVIAGFFVAVLTLGAIPAMIAVTIHTIGSLGKMFFEVVENADMKADEGLRAVGGCWVERVWFGIVPQILPNFLSYGLLRLEINVRASTIIGAVGGGGIGEALRLSISRGHEAKTLAIVLLLFVTIMAIDQFSAWLRKRIVGDQAFAFGGSL, encoded by the coding sequence ATGACAAACATGACGCCCGCACCCCCCTTGTCCCAAAGCAGCGCCGCCGTTGAGCGCCACTGGCAAGACCTCAATCGCAAACGCCGCACATACACCCTTCTGTCGGTTGGTCTGTTGCTCGTTGCTCTATTTTCCTCGCTGTGGTTTGCAAACGAAACCAATGCGGGCAAATTTTTCGACCGATTGCCTTACTTTTTCGACTTCTTTCTGGACATGGTGCCGCGCGACGGAATGGAAATCTGGCGCGCGCTGTTCGATCTCGATACACCCTACGCCGATGGGTCGCTCAAATTCAACTATCCCGAAGGCCGGATCTATTTGACCGACAGCCTCTATCTGCCGGAATATTTTTACAAGATGCTGGAGACAATCAATATTGCGATCGTTTCCACCTTGATCGGCTTTTTCTTTGGCTTCATCCTCTGCTTCCTTGCCGCATCCAACCTGACCACACGCGGATGGCTGCGGTTTGTGGTCCGCCGTATCCTCGAAATTCTCCGTGCCTTTCCAGAGATTGTCATTGCAGGTTTCTTCGTGGCGGTGCTGACCCTTGGTGCAATCCCCGCCATGATTGCCGTGACGATCCACACCATCGGCTCGCTTGGCAAAATGTTTTTCGAAGTGGTCGAGAATGCCGACATGAAGGCCGATGAAGGCTTGCGCGCCGTTGGCGGTTGCTGGGTCGAGCGGGTCTGGTTCGGCATCGTGCCGCAAATTCTGCCAAACTTCCTGTCCTACGGCTTGCTGCGCCTTGAGATCAATGTCCGGGCCTCCACCATCATTGGTGCTGTTGGCGGCGGCGGGATAGGGGAAGCTCTGCGCCTGTCCATTTCGCGCGGCCATGAGGCAAAGACTCTGGCCATCGTCCTGCTGCTGTTTGTTACGATCATGGCCATCGACCAATTCTCAGCCTGGCTGCGAAAAAGGATCGTCGGCGATCAGGCCTTCGCCTTTGGCGGCAGCTTGTAA
- the phnD gene encoding phosphonate ABC transporter substrate-binding protein: MFTKAILAAVSVAALAAGATAPSFAAEKEFRIGILGGENEADRLRNFQCLVDTLPAAIGVEKVSLFPAADYDGVIQGLLGGTLDYAELGASGYAKVYLKDPKAVEPILTTVQTDGSTGYYSVMVARKDSGMSKLDDMKGKKLGFADPDSTSGFLVPSVTLPDAVGGQIKDYFGETGFGGGHENLVLEVVKGNFDAGTTWSSGVGKFEDGYTSGNLKKMVDKGILDMGDLVQLWQSPLIPNGPIVVRSTLSDDTKAKFKAFMMNLPEKDPECFSAIQGGDYKGYTEVNEDFYKAIIAARKAKIGS; encoded by the coding sequence ATGTTTACAAAAGCAATTCTTGCCGCCGTTTCCGTGGCTGCGCTGGCAGCCGGTGCCACAGCGCCTTCTTTTGCTGCTGAAAAAGAATTCCGCATCGGCATTCTGGGTGGTGAAAACGAAGCGGACCGTCTGCGCAATTTCCAGTGCCTCGTTGACACTCTGCCAGCTGCCATTGGCGTTGAAAAAGTGTCCCTGTTCCCAGCCGCAGACTATGACGGCGTCATTCAGGGCCTGTTGGGCGGCACCCTTGACTATGCAGAGCTTGGCGCATCAGGCTATGCAAAAGTGTATCTGAAAGATCCAAAAGCCGTCGAGCCTATCCTGACCACCGTTCAAACGGATGGGTCCACCGGCTATTATTCGGTGATGGTTGCCCGCAAAGATTCCGGCATGTCCAAACTGGACGACATGAAAGGCAAGAAGCTCGGCTTTGCCGATCCGGACTCCACCTCCGGCTTTCTTGTCCCTTCCGTAACCCTGCCTGATGCCGTTGGCGGTCAGATCAAGGACTATTTCGGGGAAACCGGCTTTGGCGGCGGCCACGAAAATCTCGTTCTCGAAGTGGTCAAAGGCAACTTTGATGCAGGCACAACCTGGTCTTCAGGCGTTGGCAAATTCGAAGATGGTTACACCTCTGGCAACCTGAAGAAAATGGTCGATAAAGGCATCCTCGACATGGGCGATCTGGTTCAGCTGTGGCAATCCCCACTGATCCCTAACGGCCCGATTGTGGTTCGCTCCACCCTCAGCGACGACACCAAAGCCAAATTCAAAGCCTTCATGATGAACCTGCCGGAAAAAGATCCTGAATGCTTCTCTGCCATTCAAGGGGGCGATTACAAAGGCTACACCGAGGTCAACGAAGATTTCTACAAAGCCATCATCGCTGCTCGCAAAGCGAAAATCGGTTCTTGA
- the phnC gene encoding phosphonate ABC transporter ATP-binding protein — MLELTNVTRRFGPNTAVDSVTVTIPHGQMVGVIGRSGAGKSTLLRMINRLIDPTEGAISFDDKQVSSIKGRELRDWQRDCAMIFQQFNLVPRLDVLTNVLLGRLNHRNTMLNLLNIFSQQERAEALIALERLGIEQTALQRAGTLSGGQQQRVAIARALMQSPKVILADEPIASLDPLNAQIVMDSLKDINERDGITVVTNLHTLDTARTYCERIIGMFQGRVVFDGPASELTNEAVKMIYGSLEDAEISEAITSTSIKESFAPASRPPVVAMAQAEIASPA, encoded by the coding sequence ATGTTGGAATTGACCAATGTGACACGCCGCTTCGGTCCAAATACGGCCGTCGATTCTGTCACAGTGACCATTCCACATGGTCAGATGGTGGGCGTCATCGGACGCTCTGGCGCGGGAAAATCCACCCTTCTGCGAATGATCAATCGCCTCATTGATCCAACTGAAGGCGCGATCAGCTTTGATGACAAACAGGTCTCTTCGATCAAGGGCCGTGAGTTGCGTGACTGGCAGCGTGATTGCGCCATGATCTTCCAGCAATTCAATCTGGTGCCGCGGCTTGACGTGTTGACCAATGTCCTGTTGGGGCGACTTAATCACCGCAATACCATGCTCAACCTGCTCAATATCTTCTCGCAGCAAGAGCGGGCAGAAGCCTTGATTGCATTGGAACGTCTTGGCATCGAACAAACCGCGCTTCAACGGGCAGGGACCTTGTCCGGTGGCCAGCAGCAGCGCGTGGCCATTGCCCGCGCTTTGATGCAAAGCCCGAAGGTCATCCTCGCCGATGAGCCGATTGCCTCGCTTGATCCATTGAATGCCCAGATCGTGATGGACAGCCTTAAAGACATCAACGAACGCGATGGCATCACGGTGGTAACCAACCTGCATACCCTTGATACGGCGCGCACCTATTGCGAGCGCATCATTGGCATGTTTCAGGGACGCGTGGTGTTTGATGGTCCAGCATCCGAGCTGACCAATGAGGCGGTGAAGATGATCTACGGCTCTTTGGAAGATGCCGAAATCTCCGAAGCCATCACCTCGACTTCCATCAAGGAATCTTTCGCGCCAGCAAGCCGCCCCCCTGTCGTGGCAATGGCGCAAGCCGAGATCGCTTCGCCAGCGTAA
- a CDS encoding DapH/DapD/GlmU-related protein — protein MQNDPLQNTRLGIEPLIHHTAKVTESQLGHYTEVADRSRISETHLGDYSYVMLDCDIWHAEIGKFANIANAVRINATNHPTWRATQHHFTYRASDYFADADMDQDFFAWRRDNKVRIGHDVWIGHGATILPGVSVGHGAVIGAGAVVSKDVPDYAIVGGVPARLIRERFPASIAKRLIALAWWDWSHDDLRSALEDFRMLEITDFLARYER, from the coding sequence ATGCAGAACGACCCTTTGCAAAATACCCGTCTTGGCATTGAGCCTTTGATCCACCATACGGCCAAAGTGACCGAAAGCCAGCTTGGCCACTATACCGAAGTCGCTGACCGCAGCCGCATATCAGAGACCCATCTGGGCGATTATTCCTATGTGATGCTCGATTGCGATATCTGGCATGCCGAAATCGGCAAATTCGCCAACATCGCCAATGCGGTACGCATCAATGCCACCAATCATCCAACATGGCGCGCGACCCAACATCACTTCACATACCGCGCATCGGACTATTTTGCCGACGCAGACATGGATCAGGATTTCTTCGCTTGGCGTCGCGACAATAAAGTGCGCATCGGCCACGATGTCTGGATCGGTCATGGTGCGACCATTTTGCCCGGCGTCTCTGTCGGCCATGGCGCCGTGATCGGGGCAGGGGCGGTGGTCTCCAAGGATGTGCCTGACTATGCCATCGTCGGTGGCGTGCCTGCGCGTCTCATCCGTGAGCGCTTTCCTGCGAGCATTGCCAAACGGTTGATTGCGCTGGCCTGGTGGGATTGGTCCCATGACGACTTGCGTTCTGCGCTGGAAGATTTCCGCATGCTCGAAATCACCGATTTCCTCGCTCGCTACGAGCGCTGA
- the phnL gene encoding phosphonate C-P lyase system protein PhnL, producing the protein MTSPTNEMKATPLIVTNVAKSFVMHLRGSITIPVVSRVNLVLHEGQCAVLGGPSGVGKSSILKMIYGNYAVNQGQILTCHRNRMVDLATADPRTILSVRRETIGYVSQFLRAMPRVSAMDVAAEPLVAQGIEVEEARSRAGNMLARLNLPEKLWQLPSATFSGGEQQRVNIARGFLTDHPVLLLDEPTASLDAANRSIVIELIEEKKAKGVALLGIFHDSDVRDVIADQVIDVSNFATSAQRDSEKSAATLAGTPSA; encoded by the coding sequence ATGACGTCTCCCACCAATGAGATGAAGGCAACGCCGTTGATCGTCACCAACGTTGCCAAGAGCTTTGTCATGCATCTGCGTGGCTCGATCACCATTCCGGTGGTCTCTCGGGTCAATCTGGTGCTCCATGAAGGCCAATGTGCCGTGCTTGGTGGCCCGTCCGGGGTCGGCAAAAGCTCGATCCTGAAAATGATCTACGGCAATTACGCAGTCAATCAGGGCCAGATTCTCACCTGCCATCGCAATAGGATGGTCGATCTTGCCACCGCTGATCCGCGCACCATCCTGTCGGTTCGCCGCGAAACCATCGGCTATGTCAGCCAGTTCTTGCGCGCCATGCCTCGCGTCTCGGCCATGGATGTTGCAGCAGAGCCTCTGGTCGCCCAAGGCATCGAGGTTGAAGAAGCCCGCAGCCGCGCTGGTAACATGCTCGCCCGCCTCAACCTGCCAGAAAAACTCTGGCAATTGCCATCCGCCACCTTTTCCGGTGGGGAACAGCAAAGGGTCAATATTGCACGTGGTTTTCTTACCGACCATCCGGTTTTGCTGCTTGATGAGCCAACCGCCTCGCTTGATGCCGCCAACCGCTCCATCGTTATCGAGTTGATCGAAGAGAAGAAGGCCAAAGGCGTCGCGCTGCTGGGTATCTTCCACGATTCTGATGTGCGCGATGTCATCGCCGATCAGGTCATCGATGTCTCGAACTTTGCGACCAGCGCCCAAAGAGACAGCGAGAAATCTGCCGCCACGCTGGCTGGCACCCCAAGCGCATAG
- the phnK gene encoding phosphonate C-P lyase system protein PhnK — protein MTRSIPDQFQTKSSLVAQRPTDLNEEPLLQVRSVSKYYGRRVGCEEISFDLWPGEVLAIVGESGSGKTTLLNCISTRLTPTSGMVNYRMRDGSMREVFRLGEAEKRFLMRTDWGFVHQNPADGLRMTVSAGANVGERLMAIGQRHYGDIRQTATDWLEQVEISADRIDDEPRAFSGGMRQRLQIARNLVTGPRLIFMDEPTGGLDVSVQARLLDLMRGLVAELGLAAIVVTHDLAVARLLSHRMVVMKGGRVIETGLTDRVLDDPQAPYTQLLISSILQV, from the coding sequence ATGACCCGGTCAATTCCAGACCAGTTCCAGACCAAATCCTCGCTGGTTGCCCAGCGTCCCACGGACCTCAATGAAGAGCCTTTGCTGCAGGTCCGCTCGGTCAGCAAATATTATGGTCGCCGCGTCGGCTGCGAGGAGATCAGCTTTGACCTCTGGCCCGGTGAAGTGCTGGCCATTGTCGGCGAGTCCGGCTCAGGCAAGACCACATTGCTCAATTGTATCTCCACCCGCCTGACCCCAACCTCGGGCATGGTCAATTATCGCATGCGCGATGGGTCAATGCGTGAGGTCTTCCGTCTGGGGGAAGCTGAAAAGCGTTTTTTGATGCGGACCGACTGGGGCTTTGTCCATCAAAATCCCGCAGACGGCCTGCGCATGACCGTCTCAGCAGGAGCCAATGTCGGCGAACGGCTGATGGCCATCGGTCAACGTCACTATGGTGACATTCGCCAGACCGCGACCGATTGGCTGGAACAGGTGGAAATATCCGCTGACCGGATCGATGACGAACCCCGCGCTTTTTCCGGTGGCATGCGCCAGCGCTTGCAGATTGCCCGCAATCTGGTGACCGGCCCGCGGCTCATATTTATGGATGAACCAACCGGCGGTCTTGATGTCTCGGTGCAAGCCCGTCTGCTTGATCTAATGCGCGGTCTGGTGGCTGAACTGGGCCTTGCCGCCATTGTCGTCACCCACGATCTGGCTGTCGCCCGTCTTCTGTCCCATCGCATGGTCGTGATGAAGGGCGGGCGCGTCATCGAAACCGGTCTCACCGACCGGGTGCTGGATGATCCTCAAGCGCCTTATACCCAACTGCTCATTTCCTCCATTCTTCAGGTCTAG
- a CDS encoding alpha-D-ribose 1-methylphosphonate 5-phosphate C-P-lyase PhnJ, with protein MTSISQSEQGAIANYNFAYLDEQTKRMIRRAILKGIAIPGYQVPFASREMPMPYGWGTGGVQVTASIIGPDDVLKVIDQGSDDTTNAVSIRAFFAKMAKVDTTTRTKAASIIQTRHRIPEEPLSKDQVIVFQVPIPEPLRFLEPRETETRKMHAVEDYGLMHVKLYEDIAQKGHIATNYAYPVKVKGRYVMDPSPTPKFDNPKMHRMEALQLYGAGREMRIYAIPPYTDVVSLDFEDYPFEIQAFDEPCALCGGTGVYLDEVILDDKGERMFVCSDSDYCEDRRAQGFRGAMAPEAIHDEEVPA; from the coding sequence ATGACCAGCATCAGCCAGTCAGAACAAGGCGCGATTGCCAATTACAATTTCGCCTATCTTGATGAACAGACCAAGCGGATGATCCGCCGGGCGATCCTCAAGGGCATTGCCATTCCCGGCTATCAGGTGCCCTTTGCCAGCCGCGAAATGCCCATGCCCTATGGATGGGGCACCGGTGGCGTGCAGGTGACCGCGTCAATCATCGGCCCTGATGATGTTCTCAAGGTCATCGATCAGGGCTCGGACGATACCACCAACGCGGTCTCCATTCGCGCCTTCTTTGCCAAGATGGCCAAGGTTGATACCACAACCCGGACCAAGGCGGCCAGCATCATCCAGACCCGCCATCGCATCCCCGAAGAGCCTTTGTCCAAGGATCAGGTCATCGTCTTTCAGGTGCCGATCCCCGAGCCTTTGCGCTTTCTTGAACCACGCGAAACCGAAACCCGCAAAATGCACGCGGTTGAGGATTACGGCCTGATGCATGTAAAGCTCTATGAAGACATTGCCCAGAAGGGTCACATCGCCACCAACTATGCCTATCCTGTCAAGGTGAAGGGGCGATACGTGATGGACCCATCGCCAACCCCGAAATTCGACAATCCGAAAATGCACCGCATGGAAGCGCTCCAGCTTTATGGCGCCGGGCGCGAAATGCGCATCTATGCCATCCCCCCTTATACCGATGTCGTCAGTCTCGATTTCGAAGATTATCCCTTCGAAATTCAGGCCTTTGACGAGCCTTGTGCCCTGTGCGGTGGCACAGGCGTCTATCTCGACGAGGTCATTCTCGATGACAAGGGCGAGCGGATGTTTGTCTGCTCTGACAGTGACTATTGCGAAGACCGCCGTGCGCAGGGTTTCCGGGGCGCGATGGCCCCTGAGGCTATTCATGATGAAGAGGTGCCAGCATGA
- a CDS encoding carbon-phosphorus lyase complex subunit PhnI, whose protein sequence is MYVAVKGGETAIEAAHQLLADRRRGDRDIDALSLDQISEQLSLAVDRVMSEGALYDRELAALAIKQARGDLIEAIFLTRAYRTTLPRFGYSEPIDTSAMQIQRRISATFKDLPGGQILGPTFDYTHRLLDPDLTGDEEVPAPHKADLDTDSPAETMPRVSDLIAGEGLMEPDGQLPDGEESWPEPGDITRKPLDFPLTRDQRLQALSRGDEGFLLALGYSTQRGYGRNHPFAGEIRIGEVDVMAEVPELGFAVSIGRIQISECQMVNQFKGSRTAPPQFTRGYGLVFGQSERKAMSMALCDRALRADEFGEDVIAPAQDEEFVISHSDNVQATGFVEHLKLPHYVDFQAELKLVRQMQAEFYANHTLDGDQGQADSNEGSTR, encoded by the coding sequence ATGTATGTAGCCGTGAAGGGCGGGGAAACCGCCATTGAGGCCGCACATCAACTGCTCGCAGACCGCCGCCGTGGCGATCGTGACATTGATGCCCTGTCGCTTGATCAGATTTCCGAACAATTGTCCCTGGCCGTTGATAGGGTCATGAGCGAAGGCGCACTCTATGACCGGGAATTGGCTGCACTCGCCATCAAGCAGGCGCGGGGCGATCTGATCGAAGCCATCTTCCTGACCCGTGCCTATCGCACCACCTTGCCGCGCTTTGGCTATTCCGAGCCGATTGACACCAGCGCCATGCAAATCCAGCGCCGCATTTCCGCGACGTTCAAGGATTTGCCCGGTGGTCAGATCCTCGGTCCGACCTTTGACTATACCCACCGTCTGCTAGACCCGGACCTGACCGGCGATGAGGAGGTGCCTGCACCGCATAAAGCCGATCTTGATACGGATAGCCCAGCCGAGACCATGCCGCGCGTCTCTGACCTCATTGCAGGGGAAGGCCTGATGGAACCGGATGGCCAGTTGCCAGACGGTGAAGAGAGTTGGCCGGAGCCGGGAGACATCACGCGCAAGCCGCTTGATTTCCCGCTCACCCGCGACCAGCGGCTGCAAGCCCTGTCCCGTGGCGATGAAGGCTTTTTGCTGGCGCTTGGCTATTCCACCCAGCGCGGCTATGGCCGCAACCATCCCTTCGCTGGCGAAATCCGCATCGGCGAGGTTGATGTGATGGCAGAGGTGCCTGAGTTAGGCTTTGCGGTTTCCATTGGCCGCATCCAGATCAGTGAATGCCAGATGGTCAACCAGTTCAAGGGTTCACGCACCGCGCCACCACAATTCACCCGTGGCTATGGTCTGGTCTTTGGCCAATCGGAGCGCAAAGCCATGTCCATGGCTCTATGTGACCGCGCCTTACGGGCCGATGAATTTGGTGAAGATGTGATCGCGCCAGCGCAGGATGAAGAATTCGTCATTTCCCATTCCGACAATGTGCAGGCCACCGGCTTCGTCGAACATTTGAAGCTGCCACATTATGTCGACTTCCAGGCCGAGCTGAAACTCGTCCGCCAGATGCAGGCCGAATTCTATGCCAACCACACCCTTGACGGGGATCAAGGGCAAGCAGACAGCAATGAGGGAAGCACCCGATGA
- the phnH gene encoding phosphonate C-P lyase system protein PhnH, which yields MPNAGTNNMQTRKDAAKAMQGGLSEPTLQTQRIFRAIMDAMARPGTIKPIKTDAKPPAGLLPLVGAVLATLADADTPLWLDEALQGKSAAADWLTFHVGAPFAVEPARATFAVLTEAQKIASLDIFAQGQQDYPDRSSTLIVAVEELSEEGDWTLSGPGIKTTTSLGVSPISPLFLDQWTANNNRFPRGVDVIFVAPDTIACLPRTTRIENQKPGGR from the coding sequence ATGCCCAACGCAGGAACCAACAACATGCAGACCCGCAAAGATGCTGCCAAGGCCATGCAGGGAGGCTTGAGCGAGCCAACTCTGCAGACGCAGCGGATCTTCCGCGCAATCATGGATGCCATGGCCCGCCCCGGCACCATCAAGCCGATCAAAACCGATGCCAAGCCGCCGGCCGGTCTGCTGCCTTTGGTCGGTGCCGTGTTGGCAACCTTGGCCGATGCAGACACTCCTCTTTGGCTCGATGAAGCACTGCAAGGAAAGTCGGCAGCCGCCGACTGGCTGACCTTTCATGTTGGCGCGCCTTTTGCGGTTGAACCTGCACGCGCTACCTTTGCTGTGCTTACTGAGGCGCAAAAGATCGCCTCGCTCGACATCTTCGCTCAAGGGCAGCAGGACTATCCGGACCGCTCCAGCACACTGATCGTTGCAGTTGAGGAGCTGAGCGAGGAGGGGGACTGGACCCTCTCCGGTCCGGGCATCAAGACCACGACATCGCTTGGTGTCTCTCCCATATCGCCGCTCTTTCTGGATCAATGGACCGCCAACAACAATCGTTTCCCGCGCGGTGTTGATGTGATCTTCGTTGCCCCCGATACCATCGCCTGTTTGCCCCGCACCACGCGGATCGAAAACCAGAAACCGGGAGGGCGCTGA
- the phnG gene encoding phosphonate C-P lyase system protein PhnG, protein MEDRHRPHATEQRNGDSQGATQALSAAQIAHQRRMSILANAPKQDLLKAWQSLALDPGCELLRGPETGLVALRGCIGGGGAPFNFGEATATRATVRMENGAIGHAIMLGRDAGKAKLAAVIDAMAGDRATADLIESRILAPLERAAAERDRQQAAETQATRVNFFTMIRGDD, encoded by the coding sequence ATGGAAGACAGACACCGCCCTCACGCTACGGAGCAAAGAAATGGCGACAGCCAAGGTGCCACACAGGCGCTCAGTGCTGCGCAGATCGCCCATCAGCGCAGAATGTCAATTCTGGCCAATGCGCCCAAACAGGACCTATTGAAAGCATGGCAGTCCCTTGCGCTGGATCCCGGTTGCGAATTGTTGCGTGGTCCGGAAACCGGTCTGGTTGCCTTGCGAGGTTGCATTGGTGGCGGTGGTGCACCTTTCAATTTCGGCGAAGCCACGGCCACCCGAGCCACGGTGCGGATGGAAAATGGTGCCATCGGCCATGCGATCATGCTGGGCCGGGATGCAGGCAAGGCCAAACTCGCAGCAGTGATTGACGCGATGGCTGGCGACCGCGCCACCGCAGACCTGATCGAAAGCCGCATTCTGGCGCCGCTGGAACGGGCGGCCGCGGAACGGGATCGCCAACAGGCCGCAGAAACCCAGGCCACCCGTGTCAACTTCTTCACCATGATCAGGGGGGACGATTGA
- the phnF gene encoding phosphonate metabolism transcriptional regulator PhnF, with protein sequence MDSETLKGEIERRSGVALWRQIADAIRAGISSGLGDETGKLPPEIELAKQFGVNRHTVRSAISALVSDGILRAEQGRGTFIIDPKRLTYQISKRTRFSTGLASQGATSSKSLISCEQVAANRDVALALDIALGAPVTCMRNVGMSDEMPVSRSTSWYDAKRFPDFAKHYKALGSVTKAFAACGLPDYVRHSTIIEAYHATIDDVRIMRLTPGSIVLVTHAINHDLEGRPVEYSKTRFSADRINLEIDMDGATLP encoded by the coding sequence ATGGACTCCGAAACACTAAAAGGCGAGATTGAGCGGCGCAGCGGCGTGGCTCTGTGGCGACAGATTGCAGATGCAATCCGGGCGGGCATTTCTTCGGGATTGGGTGATGAAACCGGCAAACTGCCGCCAGAAATAGAATTGGCCAAGCAGTTTGGGGTTAATCGCCATACCGTGCGGTCAGCCATTTCGGCTCTGGTCAGCGATGGCATCTTGCGGGCGGAACAGGGGCGCGGCACCTTCATCATTGACCCCAAGCGCCTGACCTACCAGATTTCCAAACGCACCCGCTTCTCCACCGGTCTGGCGTCGCAAGGGGCGACCAGCTCAAAAAGCCTGATTTCGTGCGAACAGGTCGCAGCCAACCGCGATGTCGCGCTTGCCCTCGACATTGCCCTTGGGGCGCCCGTTACCTGCATGCGGAATGTCGGCATGAGCGACGAGATGCCCGTCAGCCGCTCAACCTCATGGTATGATGCGAAACGGTTTCCCGATTTTGCCAAACATTACAAAGCCCTTGGCTCGGTCACCAAAGCGTTCGCCGCGTGCGGTTTGCCAGACTATGTCAGGCATTCGACCATCATCGAAGCCTATCACGCCACGATCGACGATGTTCGGATCATGCGGTTGACGCCCGGGTCCATTGTGCTGGTCACCCATGCAATCAACCATGACCTCGAAGGTCGCCCGGTCGAATATTCAAAGACCCGCTTTTCTGCGGATCGGATCAATCTTGAAATCGACATGGATGGGGCAACCCTGCCCTGA
- a CDS encoding YbhB/YbcL family Raf kinase inhibitor-like protein gives MQLTSPDFNDGGPLPQKSVSAGLGGKDLSPLLVWSGVPAEAKSLALTCYDPDAPTGSGFWHMIITNLPVTESGQISSDSLPKSTMSALNDAGTEGFTGAYPPPDDPAHRYIFTLHALSLDEIDTSSMTGAYVRFNIMRNQIASASITGFFKNEG, from the coding sequence ATGCAACTGACAAGCCCCGATTTCAACGATGGCGGTCCACTACCGCAAAAATCAGTTTCTGCCGGTCTGGGCGGGAAGGATCTTTCCCCACTTCTGGTTTGGTCTGGCGTTCCCGCTGAGGCCAAGAGTCTTGCCTTGACCTGCTATGACCCGGATGCGCCAACGGGCTCGGGCTTTTGGCATATGATCATCACCAATCTGCCAGTCACTGAAAGCGGTCAGATTTCCAGCGATTCCCTGCCCAAAAGCACGATGAGTGCCTTGAATGATGCGGGCACCGAGGGCTTTACCGGGGCTTATCCGCCGCCGGATGATCCTGCCCATCGCTATATCTTCACGCTTCATGCGCTGTCTCTTGATGAGATTGATACATCAAGCATGACAGGGGCTTATGTCCGGTTTAATATCATGAGGAACCAGATCGCCTCTGCAAGCATCACCGGCTTCTTCAAAAATGAAGGGTGA
- a CDS encoding response regulator transcription factor, translating into MRIILADDHPLYRSGMKLLLEDLFPDSKVEEAGDGVGLNRLIEKSTSPDLILSDLLFPGFDYMRDLKRLRQSFALCPIIAVSMLNDPVEIEQIMGLGVNGFISKSVSSQEVMRAIANIMQGQIEVCISDATLSQDMGHQHHVSLEELTPRQIEILKLLRRGLSNKEIARELDLSPFTVRSHVSALMKNLGVSNRAAASAMAASYGLS; encoded by the coding sequence ATGCGCATCATTCTTGCTGATGATCATCCGCTTTATCGATCTGGCATGAAGCTGTTGTTGGAAGATCTGTTTCCTGACTCCAAGGTGGAAGAAGCGGGCGATGGGGTCGGTCTCAATCGATTGATCGAAAAATCGACGTCCCCCGATTTGATTCTGTCTGACCTGCTTTTTCCTGGCTTTGACTATATGCGCGACCTGAAGAGATTGCGGCAGAGTTTTGCGCTCTGCCCGATCATTGCGGTGTCGATGCTCAATGATCCGGTCGAGATCGAACAGATCATGGGACTTGGGGTCAATGGCTTCATTTCCAAATCCGTTTCCTCGCAAGAAGTCATGCGCGCAATTGCCAATATCATGCAGGGCCAGATCGAGGTCTGCATCAGCGATGCAACCCTATCGCAGGATATGGGTCATCAGCATCATGTTTCGCTTGAGGAATTGACCCCTCGGCAAATCGAAATCCTGAAGTTGCTGCGGCGTGGCTTGTCCAACAAGGAAATTGCCCGCGAGCTGGATCTCTCCCCCTTTACGGTACGCAGTCACGTTTCCGCATTGATGAAAAATCTCGGTGTGTCCAATCGGGCGGCCGCGTCGGCGATGGCAGCCAGCTACGGGCTGTCATGA